Below is a window of Musa acuminata AAA Group cultivar baxijiao chromosome BXJ3-11, Cavendish_Baxijiao_AAA, whole genome shotgun sequence DNA.
ctttTCTGGATCTTTGATCCTGGTAGGGTCCATCGACCTAGTCGATCTTTACTCTACTCATCTGGATGTTGATAATTTCAAAGGAATTCAAGTTTGAGTGGGACTATCTTAAGGCTACCGTACATGGTGGTTGGACACCAATACAACCTAAAAACTTAAGTATATGACAATATGTGTAGCTGATTCTTCTTTATCACTTGTCACTTTGGGACTTTTCTAAATGCTATCTCAATCTTAATCTGTATTATCTTGTCTTGTAATAATTAAATCCATGATCATTCCTAGGTCCCATGCTTGTCCTGTTCATTCATAGGTTGCGTTGTTATTTCCTGTACTCAATTTCAATCTATAAAATTGCATCATTGGACTAATTTCTCATGGTCTTTATTACCCTTCCTACACTACACATTCCCCTTTGCCTTTCTCCCTTGTCCTTTTATAGCCATGAGATTCTACTTTTGGACTTACCAAGAATGCTTAGCTTAGGAATGCAAAAGCAAGTGCATTCTTTATAATACCAAAATTGGAACTTGCTTTGTCCGGTATAATgcaagtttctttcctcttagtATCACCTTTTGTCTTTAACAATTCCAATATTGTATCTTCTTCATCTTTAAATGCTAAGAGAACTGCCAAAGGATACTTGAGAGTGGGACTTCTATCTTTCCCAAATTTCTTAGGTGACTTCATTTACACAAAAGCAGCTATTGATGATTGGATCCAGGTTATAAAATGATGCATCATAAAGAGGGGCATTCTACTGAGAAAGTCTCTACTGCATGCATGAAAAGCTCATGGTAGACATTGTTACATATATAATCTCCAATAAATAGGGTGGACGTAGATGACATGAATTTGTATCACTGCATGAAGGAATTTTTGGGACAAGAACACTTTGAATTGCTTGCATTTTTGAACCTGTCACACACAAGGCATTTCTCCAATTGATGATTGTTTGAgataaggattttaatttcgaataataccacttGTACTGGGCAGTACATATCGATCGACTAGCAAATCGATACGCGGACCATCTACTATCGGACGGTATCAGCTTGGATGCGatgagggaagaagaagcgtcaagggagaagaggaagaagaagaggaagaatcgAGAGAACCTCGATGCTTTCTGATACGACGTCACCCACCCTCAACGATCTCGATCCAGAAGGTAACGAAGAGGTGGTGGCTTGGCTTCTTCATTGCATCCTTCACTGAAGGCCAGAGGCGTCTACGACCTTCGACACCTTCGCCAAACGTCACAGATGAGGAGAATTCTTCTTCTCGTCTGACGtgatgaggagaagaaaaggagacgATGTCGCTGGGGCAACATATgcctccttatatatatatatatatatacacacacacacacgtactAAGCGGTACACCCTAGCATACCGTTTAGTATGTCTATACTGCACCGTACCAAACAAAGCTCGAAATATTGAtacgatacgaaattacgaactTTGGTTTGAGAGGTTTCATGTAAAAATTAAGTATGAACATACAATCTGATATAACCAAAATTTTAAGTAAATAATAACTTTAGTGCCTTTGCTCAGTTGAGCTTAGGAAAGGTTAGTGACTGCCACGTGAATCGTATGTTACACTTACATCCTCGGACCGTTAGTTTATTGTTGAAGGTTGATTATGCTTATACCAAAAATGTTTTGTGAAAAACAAATGCTTTGTGGTACTAGCTTCTCTAACTTGAAGTGCTTTATCACATGTTTATTAATTCTGTCTTTGAATGAAGCATATCGATCTGATCAATTTGATCAGTTAACCATAATTATTGTTTAACGTTAAAGTCTTTTTCCCTGTAAAAGGGTAGGTCTATGTATCACATTCATTGTATAGCAAAGTATTTACCTTCCATTCATGGGCATACAAAGCAAATTGTGAGACTCTATTGTATAACTATCTCTTTTATTAAAGCTTTGCTGCCATCTTCCCTCATTTCTGTTGATTGCTACATAGATCTAATATACCTTTTCTAAAATTTTGCAGGTCATATCCTTTCGACGAAGGCACTAATTCATCTTATTGATATCATTTTACTTGATGATATATGCATGCAATGTTCAGTTCCTCTGTTGTGCATCTATGTTAAAATGCACAGATCTCTTTGGTGGCATCTTTCTCTCTATTCACTTCATTTGTACACTTTTTattttgcatgcataatttcgccATAAGTTGAACCTTGACATTATCTACATGTGCTTGTATGTCCAAGGCGGGAAGTAAAATGTTTTATTGATCTCACTGCTGATGTGGTTTGTGACTTATGGCCTACTGCCAAGGAAGTTGGTGGTTGTCTTGAGCGTCATCATGAAGCATCTTCACTGACATTTGCTATTCAAGTAAGATTATTAGAATTTATTTTGGTCACTGTTTTATGTTATGTAATTTCACTATATCTAATTAATGAATGATTCAATTATTGCTACCTGCCTTTATTTTTTTGTAGAATAATCTCAAGAATATAGTGCTGTGTGGATAATCTCTTCACTGGTTGATTTAATCTGTCTTTGGTTGAAGATCCCAATGATTAACCTGTTTTGAGTAGCTGTGAATAGGTGATCAAGTTCTGGCATGCTTAGCTTGATTACCATGTCAGCAACCCGATTTGACCTTTTTGAATGATATGGTTATGGTTAATTCATCAACCACTACATGGTTGTTTCACTACTTCTAGTTGGATTGTCGAATGGTTCAATTCCATTTAAGTTCAGGTTCTTATATTTGAAACTGATGTGCTTGTTGGTAGGGTTGAATGGGTTGATCTGTGGTATCTTAAACTTTTGAACCTGGTATCCCACCAATTTCATTCTGAGCTTGAGAGTCTGGTTCATGGGTCATGTTACTGTTTAGCATCGAGTCAAAAGTTGCTCTTGGCCTCAGCACCTGTCTTGTATGAAGAACAAGATTGCAATGGAACCCTCAGCATCTTAGAGAAAAGTACCTTCAATTAGCCTTGCTGAAGACTGACCTGTCTTTGTAAAATGCATAGAGGCATTGAAATTTGAGTTTTTCATACGACAAATAACTTAGTTGTCTGTCAAATTTATTCTTGCTTGCGTCCTTTTGGAATTGCCATTAAGGTACGTACTGGCAATGCCCCCTTTGATTCATGTTCCTCTGCTGTCTTGCTATGTAGGAAGTCTGCAACTGTTAATTTGACTCAAATCACTTAGGTGTCTTGATATGTATGAACCATTGAATTATGTTTGGTACATAAAAAAGGGAATGTTCCATATAGCTGATATAGAGATGACATTATTTGATGTTCCATATAACTGACGATAATCTATGGTTGGCGTTTGTATTCCCTTGCTAAGTTCCAAGGTATCCTTTTGTTGACTATCCAGGATGAACCTCAGGCTGGGCAGACAGTTCCTCATGTGCACATTTTCATTCTACCTAGGAAAAAGGGAGATTTCGAGAAAAATGATGAGATCCATTATGCCGTAAGTGATAGTCTTATTTTAATATGAAAAGATTATTTCAGTGAATGTTGTACTAAATTTGGCAATGCCCCCTTTGATTCATGTTCCTCTGCTGTCTTGCTATGTAGGAAGTCTGCAACTGTTAATTTGACTCAAATCACTTAGGTGTCTTGATATGTATGAACCATTGAATTATGTTTGGTACATAAAAAAGGGAATGTTCCATATAGCTGATATAGAGATGACATTATTTGATGTTCCATATAACTGACGATAATCTATGGTTGGCGTTTGTATTCCCTTGCTAAGTTCCAAGGCATCCTTTTGTTGACTATCCAGGATGAACCTCAGGCTGGGCAGACAGTTCCTCATGTGCACATTTTCATTCTACCTAGGAAAAAGGGAGATTTCGAGAAAAATGATGAGATCCATTATGCCGTAAGTGATAgtcttattttaatataaaaagatTATTTCAGTGAATGTTGTACTAAATTATCTTCTTATTGGTCTGCTATTAGATTGATTTGAAAGAGAAGGAACTCAAGGAGAAGCTCGACTTGGACAGAGAAAGGAGGGACAGAACACCAGAGGAAATGGACCTAGAGGCCGATGAGTATCGAGCTCTATTCTCATAGATAATGTACCTACCATGTTCAATCTTCTACACTACAATGCATATAAAACATTGAGTCAGGCTGACTGCTGCTTTGAGCTTAAGAATTCTCTAGTGTTTATTCCTTTTGTGATTCGCATGGTTGTTTGCTGCTTTCAATTGTCCATGCTACTCCCTCTGCATGATGGATCTCATCTTCACCGACTTCTGAAAAATCAATGAAggtatttcatattttttttgtctAGCATCGCTATATAAAGAATTTGTCTTTTCCATGGATATAGGTAGGGATTTGACTTACTTTTACGTTGGTTATTTTTTATGCTTTTGGTTGTTGATctctatatattttgattttgaaagttttcttttccttctttgcaagtggtatcagagtccaAAAACCTAGTGGTCAAAAATTCAAGAAGCATAAGTGAAGGAGAATGAAGTAAAAATATCCCTTGATAAAATACTCATCAAGGGAGAgagaaattgttcaaattaacaaGTATTTTGAGATTTCTAAAATTAGTATTCAGGTAGTATAATGAATCATAGTATAAAAAGGTGTTATcatgagaaaaaaaatcttgataagTAGGGTttgatttttctataaatatctcatgtatttttaGGTTTTGATGGGGGAAAGACAAGATGTGAGAAATATTTTTGGTACTCCTAGACACAAAAAAATTTATGTTTCAGTGGGGATAACTTAAGGTCTTATAATTGAAGATGaaaattttaagttttttaaaaaatatagataaaaatGTATATAATCATATGaatcttaaattatttttttaatattttttattgttcatctctttagattttttatttttattttaaaaatcttctctccctcccaaaataaaaaaaatttggatCATCAATTCTTTTAACCATCCCTTCAATCTTTTGTCCCCTGCATCATCGATTGTTGATTgttcattattattatattttattctcccacttttattcttatattttttaagtttttatgTTTGATTTTTTATCATCATTTATGAAGTCATTTTATTTTAGCATATTTTCATTCTTTTATCATCTTACATGAGACATTGTCAGCCCGTTTTTCTATCATCCAACTCATGTTCATCGGAGCTCTATCTGTAGCTTTCTCATAATAGATTTTTGTTGTCTGATTTAGAATCAATTGAAGTGTATTTCAAAATTCAACACAGGTTGAGATGTTAAGAGTGTTTGGGTGATTCAAGCTGAAACCTTAATCTACGTAGGGATATACCCGATAAAAAGCCTCTGTAATGCTTAACTTAGTGTGGATTCAAAGAATTTTAATGGAAAAGATGATTAATAAAAGTAAGAGCCTCTCAATGAACATAATTGACCATTATATAGAAATCATGACAAATGTGAGAGAAGAGTTGCTTAAATCGAATCGAAAAGCTGAATTGAACCGAAACCGAACGTGAACCAAATCGGTTCGATCCAAATCGATTCATCAATGATTTGGTTCAGGTAGCTTCTTTGGTTGGGTTAATCGATTCAAACTGAATTGAATCgattttaattataaatatatatatatattataaatttgaaatatatatatattataaattatttgaatatatatatatatatatattataaattatttaaaattagaaaTTAGTTAACCGGTTAGTCAAACATGATGAATCGGTTTCGAATCAATTCGATTAGGTAATTCTGAAAAAATGATTCAATTTAATTCGATTTTAGTTcaaatcaatttaaatacatgcatCATCGACTGTCAATGATTCATTAATTGAATCTGTGGACGTCGAGTGACAAATCCATGGTACCAAACTAAGGCGTCACATG
It encodes the following:
- the LOC103970916 gene encoding bifunctional bis(5'-adenosyl)-triphosphatase/adenylylsulfatase FHIT, with the translated sequence MIRFIQLLSPEGLIICFLRSRIRVISQRGVNYTFGPYKIHCTEVFHSTVHSFATVNLRPLLPGHVLVCPRREVKCFIDLTADVVCDLWPTAKEVGGCLERHHEASSLTFAIQDEPQAGQTVPHVHIFILPRKKGDFEKNDEIHYADEPQAGQTVPHVHIFILPRKKGDFEKNDEIHYAIDLKEKELKEKLDLDRERRDRTPEEMDLEADEYRALFS